One window of Anaerolineae bacterium genomic DNA carries:
- a CDS encoding periplasmic heavy metal sensor, translating into MSKKIKVMVFSSLLLNALLIGVIVGDLSHRFSREHFIGRHAELISKLPRDKAALFLKTVESVHLNNRNIYHQIREARKEAMKILAAPEFDEAAYRLKLKKLHELGDLKMQGLANATIELAIQFGQEERRALAQHLRHELRRPRDTKSPRNARTSNHENL; encoded by the coding sequence ATGAGCAAAAAAATAAAGGTTATGGTCTTTAGTTCACTTCTTCTGAATGCATTGCTTATCGGTGTCATAGTAGGCGATTTGTCACATCGCTTCAGCAGGGAACATTTTATTGGAAGGCACGCGGAGCTTATATCAAAATTGCCTAGGGATAAAGCAGCGTTGTTTCTTAAAACAGTGGAAAGTGTGCATCTAAATAATCGGAACATATACCATCAGATCCGAGAAGCAAGAAAAGAAGCGATGAAAATTTTAGCTGCACCTGAATTTGATGAAGCTGCCTACCGGCTTAAGCTGAAAAAACTTCACGAACTGGGCGACCTCAAGATGCAGGGGCTGGCAAATGCGACTATTGAACTAGCGATACAGTTTGGCCAGGAAGAGAGAAGGGCATTGGCTCAGCATCTGAGGCATGAACTGCGACGTCCACGAGACACCAAGTCTCCGCGCAATGCAAGAACGTCAAATCATGAAAATTTATGA
- a CDS encoding ABC transporter permease, with translation MFSETILLSLREIRRNLMRSSLTILGIVIGVAAVITMVTLGRGATAQVASDIAKLGTNLLQVRPGQDRHGPGGTHSTGDMFKAKDAEAIAQEIFGLSAVAPIASQTVQSIYGNENWSTTVTGSTNDYLQVSNWLLESGRQFMEGELRAGKAVCILGATVRNKLFGGRNPIGATIRLGKLSCNVIGVLNPKGQSSFGTDQDDFVLIPLRVLQRRITGNSDVSRILVSAHDGVSTRKVEQDIEQLMRERRHISPSKDDDFYVRDMQELVSTMTGTTRVLTGLLGAVAAVSLLVGGIGIMNIMLVSVTERTREIGIRLAIGALERDVLMQFLVEAVVLSSLGGVIGIVLGISAAAVGAIVLAVPFVFDPIIIIIAFVFSAAVGVVFGYFPARQAGQMDPIEALRYE, from the coding sequence ATGTTCAGTGAAACAATTCTACTATCTTTGCGGGAAATTCGTCGCAACCTCATGCGCTCATCTCTGACAATTCTGGGTATCGTTATCGGGGTAGCTGCTGTGATCACCATGGTGACTTTGGGTAGAGGGGCCACGGCACAGGTAGCCTCCGATATCGCCAAATTGGGGACCAATCTGCTCCAGGTCAGACCGGGCCAGGATCGCCACGGTCCTGGTGGCACACATTCAACCGGTGACATGTTTAAGGCGAAAGATGCCGAGGCCATTGCCCAGGAGATTTTTGGCCTTTCTGCCGTAGCGCCGATTGCATCTCAGACAGTCCAATCTATTTACGGAAATGAAAACTGGTCTACCACAGTTACCGGCAGCACCAATGATTATTTGCAGGTCAGCAACTGGCTGCTTGAAAGCGGTCGTCAATTTATGGAAGGCGAACTTCGAGCAGGCAAAGCCGTGTGCATACTTGGTGCTACTGTGCGCAATAAGCTCTTTGGCGGCCGGAATCCTATAGGAGCCACCATTCGCCTGGGTAAGCTTTCCTGCAACGTGATCGGCGTATTAAATCCCAAAGGGCAGTCCAGCTTTGGCACGGATCAGGATGACTTCGTGCTTATTCCTTTACGCGTGCTTCAACGACGAATCACGGGGAATTCTGATGTGAGCCGTATTTTGGTTTCAGCGCATGATGGCGTTTCAACCAGGAAAGTCGAGCAGGATATCGAGCAACTGATGCGCGAGCGTCGTCACATTTCGCCGAGCAAAGATGATGATTTTTATGTCAGAGATATGCAAGAACTAGTCAGCACGATGACAGGGACAACCCGTGTACTTACCGGACTACTGGGGGCAGTGGCAGCAGTAAGCCTCCTTGTCGGCGGAATCGGCATAATGAATATCATGCTGGTGTCGGTTACGGAAAGAACGCGGGAGATCGGCATCAGACTCGCCATTGGCGCCCTGGAACGGGATGTTCTGATGCAGTTTTTGGTTGAGGCCGTAGTGTTGTCTTCCTTAGGAGGGGTGATCGGCATCGTTCTTGGGATCTCGGCTGCCGCGGTCGGCGCCATTGTCCTCGCTGTTCCCTTTGTCTTTGATCCTATAATTATCATAATCGCGTTCGTATTTTCTGCTGCGGTAGGTGTCGTTTTCGGCTACTTTCCAGCCAGGCAGGCCGGGCAAATGGACCCGATCGAAGCCCTTCGCTACGAATAA
- a CDS encoding ABC transporter ATP-binding protein encodes MKTTTSTQTGKHYLIELKGVNKVYGKGPAAMQALQEIDLRICQGEFVAVMGPSGSGKSTCMNILGCLDTPSSGVFLFEGIDVGKLSRDQRALLRRHYLGFVFQGFNLLNRTSALENVELPLIYRGTPVGERRVRALQALEAVGLTGWETHTPGELSGGQQQRVAIARAIVTNPKVLLADEPTGNLDSARSREIMEVLAAFNKERGITIAMVTHDANIAVYAKRIIRFFDGSIDSEEGKPEIA; translated from the coding sequence ATGAAGACAACCACTTCCACTCAAACCGGCAAACACTACCTTATCGAGCTGAAGGGCGTAAACAAGGTATACGGCAAGGGTCCTGCAGCCATGCAGGCCCTACAGGAAATAGACTTGCGTATTTGTCAGGGTGAGTTCGTGGCTGTAATGGGGCCAAGTGGATCAGGCAAATCTACCTGCATGAATATTTTAGGTTGTTTAGATACTCCCAGCAGCGGTGTCTTCCTGTTTGAAGGCATTGACGTTGGAAAGCTGTCCCGCGACCAGCGTGCACTGTTACGCCGGCATTATCTGGGGTTTGTGTTTCAGGGCTTCAACCTCCTAAACCGCACTTCAGCTTTGGAAAATGTTGAACTACCCTTAATCTATCGCGGTACGCCTGTGGGAGAGCGAAGGGTACGCGCCCTTCAAGCCCTTGAAGCGGTTGGGCTTACAGGATGGGAAACGCACACGCCGGGCGAACTCTCCGGTGGACAGCAACAAAGGGTCGCCATAGCCCGTGCCATTGTTACTAATCCCAAGGTTCTGCTGGCCGACGAGCCCACCGGCAACCTGGATTCCGCGCGCAGTCGTGAAATCATGGAGGTGCTTGCTGCATTTAACAAAGAACGCGGCATAACAATCGCCATGGTGACTCATGATGCCAATATAGCGGTCTACGCAAAACGAATCATTCGCTTCTTCGACGGAAGCATCGATTCTGAAGAGGGAAAACCGGAGATTGCTTAA
- the tsaA gene encoding tRNA (N6-threonylcarbamoyladenosine(37)-N6)-methyltransferase TrmO has product MKKNKNDTGAMAIEMKPIGFVRHEFEKVPRHWSVSDVEGRLIINEEYIEGMEDIKAGQHIVVIFHFHKSPAFTSRYLKQSPPHRKEIIGVFSCCSPRRPNPIGMSVLEVLKVKSNVIYVKGLDMYNNTPIWDIKPLTLNT; this is encoded by the coding sequence TTGAAAAAAAATAAAAATGATACAGGTGCAATGGCAATTGAAATGAAGCCTATAGGTTTTGTGCGCCATGAATTTGAAAAGGTTCCCAGGCATTGGTCTGTTTCAGATGTTGAAGGAAGGCTGATTATTAATGAGGAATATATTGAGGGCATGGAGGACATCAAGGCCGGTCAGCACATTGTCGTGATTTTCCATTTCCATAAAAGTCCTGCATTCACTTCCAGGTATCTCAAGCAAAGCCCTCCGCATCGCAAAGAAATAATTGGGGTTTTCAGCTGCTGCTCGCCACGGAGACCAAACCCGATCGGCATGTCGGTTCTGGAAGTACTTAAAGTAAAAAGCAACGTCATTTATGTTAAAGGTCTGGATATGTACAACAACACCCCCATTTGGGATATCAAACCCTTAACACTTAACACCTAA
- the amrB gene encoding AmmeMemoRadiSam system protein B encodes MKQLFNYILLILLAGCLILILPAKTVCAAGIRKAVAAGRFYPASRSELEQTIDSLTFQAKQTSIQIPPDKQLKALILPHAGYIYSGLTATHASLVLRKNQFDRVILMGPDHKIGFNNCAITNADAYETVLGLVRLNDDSAKLRANPDLFQSIPDSDRLEHSLEVVLPFLQRYLNKFEIIPIVTGRTDVKLLSHAIKSVIDEKTLLVASSDLSHYLSYPEAVKRDRETINMILNMESDKLLKSSNRACGIIPVLIVLEMAAKHGWKPVLLHYSNSGDTAGGRSQVVGYAAIAFYGDSSMQKKHNHQQIDSRLGQALVKLARQTIMQRLGLEISDKESDLMVAAVKDETLKALRGTFVTLKIGGDLRGCIGSLAAEESIVDGVKHNAVSAAFHDPRFSPVTVEEIEDVDIEISILTNPQPLEYIDGADLISKLRVNVDGVILRKGRAGATFLPQVWEQLPRPEKFLSHLCVKAGLSANAWENTRLEISTYHVQYFEEKK; translated from the coding sequence ATGAAACAGCTTTTCAATTATATCTTATTAATTCTTTTGGCCGGTTGCCTTATACTTATATTGCCTGCCAAAACCGTTTGTGCCGCCGGTATCCGTAAGGCTGTAGCAGCGGGCCGTTTCTATCCTGCTTCACGGTCTGAATTGGAGCAAACGATTGACAGTTTGACGTTTCAGGCAAAACAAACATCCATTCAGATCCCTCCTGATAAACAGCTTAAAGCTCTGATACTGCCGCATGCAGGGTATATTTATTCCGGGCTTACGGCAACTCATGCCTCGCTTGTATTAAGAAAAAATCAATTTGACAGGGTTATTTTGATGGGGCCGGATCATAAGATTGGTTTTAATAACTGCGCAATAACCAATGCAGATGCCTATGAAACCGTGCTCGGCCTTGTCAGACTGAATGATGATTCAGCAAAATTGCGCGCAAATCCCGATCTGTTTCAATCTATTCCAGACTCTGACAGGCTTGAACACTCATTGGAGGTTGTTCTGCCGTTTCTTCAGCGTTATCTGAATAAATTCGAAATAATACCGATTGTTACCGGCCGGACCGATGTAAAATTGCTGTCTCACGCAATTAAGTCTGTAATTGATGAAAAAACACTCCTGGTAGCAAGTTCGGATCTGTCTCACTACCTTTCATACCCTGAAGCCGTTAAAAGAGACAGAGAAACAATTAATATGATTTTAAACATGGAATCTGATAAGCTGTTAAAAAGCAGCAATCGCGCATGCGGCATAATACCTGTTCTAATCGTGCTTGAAATGGCCGCAAAACATGGCTGGAAACCGGTTCTTCTTCATTATTCAAACAGCGGGGACACTGCTGGAGGACGTTCACAGGTTGTCGGTTATGCGGCAATCGCATTTTATGGAGATTCATCTATGCAAAAAAAACATAATCACCAGCAAATTGATTCGCGACTTGGACAGGCTCTGGTTAAACTGGCCAGGCAAACCATTATGCAAAGACTGGGATTGGAAATTTCCGATAAAGAATCGGATTTAATGGTGGCTGCCGTTAAGGATGAAACGCTTAAGGCTCTCCGCGGCACTTTTGTAACCCTTAAGATTGGCGGCGATTTGCGTGGTTGCATCGGAAGCCTGGCAGCGGAAGAATCGATTGTTGACGGGGTAAAGCACAATGCCGTCAGCGCAGCGTTTCATGACCCTCGTTTTTCTCCTGTAACTGTTGAAGAAATAGAGGATGTGGACATAGAAATCAGCATTTTGACTAATCCTCAGCCTCTCGAATACATTGACGGTGCGGATTTGATCTCCAAGCTGAGAGTCAATGTCGACGGAGTTATTCTTCGAAAAGGGAGGGCCGGAGCCACGTTTTTGCCCCAGGTCTGGGAACAGCTTCCACGACCGGAAAAGTTTCTTTCCCATTTATGTGTAAAGGCCGGACTGTCGGCCAATGCATGGGAAAACACCAGGCTGGAAATATCGACTTACCATGTTCAATATTTTGAAGAGAAAAAGTGA
- a CDS encoding sigma-70 family RNA polymerase sigma factor encodes MNIDIKLSHLDDVSLIYQIQKGSHEAFAALVCRHSNRCYRIAYRLVSNKDDAEDIVQEAFLKLWGRPKLWDPNKRAKFTTWFYKVIINQCLDHNKKKKPLDLPEGIEEFIDRNPGQDALLDAHQKQAILERSIRELSERQQLAVNLCFYEGLSNNEAAEIVGVKVKALQSLLMRAKTILKDKVKQYLYGGLI; translated from the coding sequence GTGAACATAGATATAAAACTCTCACATCTGGATGACGTGTCTCTGATCTACCAGATACAGAAGGGAAGCCATGAAGCGTTTGCAGCACTTGTATGTCGTCACTCTAATCGATGTTACAGGATTGCCTATCGCCTTGTTTCTAATAAGGACGATGCAGAGGACATTGTACAGGAAGCGTTTTTAAAATTATGGGGCAGACCAAAACTTTGGGATCCCAACAAACGAGCCAAATTCACAACCTGGTTTTATAAGGTGATCATAAACCAATGTCTTGATCACAACAAAAAGAAAAAGCCATTAGACCTACCCGAAGGTATAGAAGAGTTTATAGACAGAAATCCTGGGCAAGATGCTTTATTAGATGCTCATCAAAAACAGGCTATACTGGAAAGATCCATTCGTGAACTGTCGGAGAGGCAGCAATTGGCCGTTAACCTGTGCTTTTATGAAGGATTAAGCAATAATGAGGCCGCGGAAATCGTTGGCGTAAAAGTTAAAGCACTGCAATCTCTCCTCATGCGTGCCAAAACGATATTGAAGGACAAAGTCAAACAATATCTATACGGAGGTTTGATATGA
- a CDS encoding efflux transporter outer membrane subunit, with amino-acid sequence MNSIKTGLIEFRELLLAMVMMSVLAGCMTVGPDYALPDVSLPAAWSAQIKGGLIVEDLDRKAPADWWLILNDSVLTSLIEQAVASNLDLKEARARVREARALRGISKADRFPTIDASGAARLSRSSENTGSGAERKLYSAGFDATWELDLFGGKQRAIEAAEAKLQVSEEDLRDVLVSLLAEVALNYVEVRSFQTRLLVAHANLDAQKETYNIAQWRFQAGLSTRLDVEQAKYNLEQTRSQIPDLNTGVAQARNRLSVLLGQYPGSLGMALSEHKAIPVTPLEVAVGVPADVLRHRPDVRRAERQLAAQTAQVGVATADLYPKFSLLGSIGLEALSLDNLFLAGSRTHSIGPRITWPVFDAGTIRKNIDVQSALQEQALIQYEAAILKALEEVENALIAYAEEHSRRQSLSEATEAAQQAVDLAQSLYLSGLIDFTDVLDAQRSLLSFQNQLSVSESEVTSNLITLYKALGGGWTSLVINDNQ; translated from the coding sequence ATGAATTCAATTAAAACAGGCTTAATAGAATTCAGGGAGCTTCTCCTGGCAATGGTCATGATGTCAGTGCTTGCAGGGTGCATGACTGTCGGGCCGGATTATGCGCTGCCTGATGTATCATTGCCCGCAGCATGGTCTGCTCAAATAAAGGGTGGCTTGATCGTCGAAGATTTAGACAGGAAAGCGCCGGCCGATTGGTGGTTGATACTCAATGATTCTGTACTGACAAGTCTGATTGAGCAGGCGGTCGCAAGCAACCTCGATTTAAAGGAGGCCCGAGCGAGGGTTCGGGAGGCGCGTGCCCTCCGTGGTATCAGCAAGGCCGATCGTTTTCCAACTATTGACGCCAGTGGTGCGGCAAGGTTGAGCCGTAGCAGCGAAAATACCGGTAGTGGGGCCGAGAGAAAGCTCTATTCAGCAGGCTTTGATGCTACCTGGGAGCTGGATTTATTTGGCGGAAAACAACGCGCCATAGAAGCGGCCGAAGCTAAGCTGCAGGTAAGTGAAGAGGACTTGCGGGACGTGCTTGTCAGCCTGCTTGCCGAAGTCGCCCTTAATTATGTCGAGGTGCGTTCGTTTCAGACCCGGTTGTTGGTTGCGCACGCCAATCTTGATGCACAGAAGGAAACATATAACATCGCCCAATGGCGTTTTCAGGCCGGCCTGTCGACTCGGCTCGACGTAGAACAGGCTAAGTACAATTTGGAGCAGACCCGATCCCAGATACCTGATCTAAATACCGGGGTCGCGCAAGCCAGGAATCGCTTATCCGTTCTGCTTGGACAATACCCTGGTTCCCTGGGAATGGCTTTGTCTGAACACAAAGCCATTCCGGTTACCCCTCTTGAGGTCGCTGTTGGTGTGCCGGCCGATGTCTTGCGACATCGGCCGGATGTCCGACGAGCAGAGCGTCAACTGGCCGCGCAAACCGCACAGGTAGGGGTTGCCACCGCGGATTTGTATCCCAAGTTTTCACTCCTCGGCTCCATTGGTCTTGAAGCCTTGTCGCTGGACAATCTGTTTTTAGCCGGCAGTCGAACCCACAGTATAGGACCACGCATTACCTGGCCTGTCTTTGATGCAGGAACTATCCGCAAAAACATCGACGTGCAATCTGCTCTGCAGGAGCAGGCGTTGATTCAATATGAGGCTGCAATCCTCAAAGCACTGGAGGAAGTCGAGAACGCGCTTATTGCTTATGCTGAAGAGCATAGTCGCAGACAGTCGCTAAGCGAGGCGACAGAGGCTGCACAGCAAGCCGTTGATCTTGCGCAAAGCCTGTATTTATCAGGACTGATCGATTTCACCGATGTGCTGGATGCACAGCGTTCATTGTTATCATTCCAAAACCAGCTATCTGTTAGTGAGAGTGAAGTAACCTCCAATCTGATAACTCTTTACAAGGCCCTCGGAGGGGGATGGACATCCCTTGTGATCAATGACAATCAATAG
- the amrS gene encoding AmmeMemoRadiSam system radical SAM enzyme — MRKISRRKFLYCSAAVLSTAMPFRSFWPVAVTDSEASGSVDISGKVFTGDAPAKLWKWSHEGFLYKKLKKNRVACGICPNRCVLATGDLSVCRSKVNIDGTLYSLAYGNPCSVHVDPIEKKPLFHFKPKSRAFSIATTGCNFRCLNCQNWEISQVKPWQVRHVELFPPDVVIEAKRAKAESIAYTYSEPTTFFEYMIDIARIAREEGIYNLWISNGYINRKPLLELCKVLDAANVNLKSYSDAIYRKLNGGRLEPVLNTFKTLHEQGVHFEMTNLVVPGYVDDADMAKRMCEWILKNLGPDYPLHFLRFFPGYKLDRLAPTPISTLSRFRELAMHEGIRYVYVGNVPGHEGNNTYCHNCGKLLVERKGYLIPIYNLAGNRCKFCKSVIPGVWV; from the coding sequence ATGAGAAAAATAAGCAGACGTAAATTCCTGTATTGTAGCGCGGCTGTTCTTTCAACTGCCATGCCTTTTCGTTCCTTTTGGCCTGTTGCAGTAACAGATAGCGAGGCATCCGGGTCCGTTGATATCAGCGGCAAGGTGTTTACAGGGGATGCGCCTGCAAAATTATGGAAATGGTCTCATGAAGGATTTCTTTATAAGAAGTTAAAAAAAAACAGGGTGGCATGCGGCATCTGCCCGAACAGATGTGTTCTGGCGACGGGCGATTTAAGCGTCTGCCGCAGTAAAGTTAATATTGACGGAACATTATACAGCCTGGCCTACGGCAACCCCTGCAGCGTGCATGTCGATCCAATAGAGAAAAAACCGCTTTTCCATTTTAAACCAAAATCAAGGGCATTTTCCATAGCTACCACAGGTTGCAATTTCCGCTGTTTGAACTGTCAAAACTGGGAGATTTCTCAGGTAAAACCATGGCAGGTGCGCCATGTCGAGCTTTTCCCGCCGGATGTTGTGATTGAGGCAAAGCGCGCCAAGGCCGAATCCATAGCATATACATATTCCGAACCAACCACCTTTTTTGAATACATGATCGACATCGCGCGTATCGCTAGGGAGGAGGGCATATATAACCTGTGGATATCGAACGGCTACATTAACAGAAAACCGCTGCTGGAGTTGTGCAAGGTTCTGGACGCAGCCAATGTAAACCTGAAGTCATACAGTGATGCCATATACAGGAAATTAAACGGCGGCAGGCTTGAGCCGGTGTTGAATACATTTAAGACACTGCATGAACAGGGGGTACACTTTGAAATGACTAATCTGGTAGTTCCGGGATATGTTGATGATGCTGATATGGCTAAAAGGATGTGCGAATGGATTCTCAAAAATCTCGGCCCTGATTATCCGTTGCATTTTTTACGATTTTTCCCCGGATACAAATTAGACAGGCTGGCGCCGACCCCCATATCTACCCTGAGCCGCTTTCGTGAATTGGCCATGCATGAGGGGATCCGTTATGTATATGTAGGCAATGTGCCAGGCCATGAAGGTAACAATACCTATTGCCATAATTGCGGAAAATTATTGGTTGAAAGAAAAGGATATTTAATTCCAATTTATAATCTTGCCGGAAATAGATGCAAGTTTTGCAAGAGCGTTATTCCAGGCGTATGGGTGTGA
- a CDS encoding CDP-alcohol phosphatidyltransferase family protein, with product MKQRNSAINIPNILTVIRILLVPLFIIFLLKNMFHFALLVFTVAAISDGLDGLFARYLDQRTLLGAYLDPLADKLLLTSAFVVLAVIKIIPAWLAVIVISRDILIVLGIAIFAMAELNIEIRPRTISKWTTVFQLFTIFFLLLDPKIPGADMIKWILYWLTAGITILSGLHYTYIGMNFIQNASNNNRRNT from the coding sequence TTGAAACAAAGAAATTCCGCAATTAATATCCCCAATATTTTAACCGTCATCAGGATATTACTTGTACCCCTTTTTATTATTTTCCTGCTGAAAAATATGTTTCACTTTGCACTTTTAGTATTTACTGTTGCGGCGATAAGCGACGGCCTTGACGGACTTTTTGCAAGGTATTTAGATCAGCGGACGCTATTGGGGGCTTATCTTGATCCGCTGGCAGACAAGCTGCTTTTGACCAGCGCTTTTGTTGTGCTGGCTGTTATTAAGATTATTCCCGCATGGCTTGCCGTTATTGTAATAAGCCGCGACATTTTAATAGTGCTTGGCATTGCCATTTTTGCCATGGCAGAGCTAAATATTGAAATTAGACCAAGGACAATCAGTAAATGGACAACCGTTTTCCAGCTATTCACCATTTTTTTTCTGCTGCTTGACCCCAAAATTCCCGGAGCTGATATGATTAAATGGATTTTATACTGGCTTACCGCAGGGATAACCATATTATCCGGTCTTCATTATACTTACATCGGCATGAACTTTATTCAGAATGCTTCCAACAATAACCGGAGAAATACATAA
- a CDS encoding rhomboid family intramembrane serine protease — translation MIPLRSSQRSSSYPVVNNTLIGISVIFFLIELAQGHRLNEFIYTYGLVPDRYFIPQISSRFTSGEHLLTLFSFMFLHGGFLHLLSNMWSLYIFGDNVEERLGPIRYLAFYLLCGLASGIVHVVSNPHSQIPTIGASGAIAGIMGAYFVLFPRAKILTLVPFFFFFPFVEIPAYFFLGIWFLFQFLSATASPGQIGGIAWWAHIGGFIFGIIFLKLFTLIPKIGVSSKIRKITQKRTTSKIQVVRPISMDNDPNSYGNIFINSREAFFGTRKLINIPVGFKKRSFLLTIPPNIKDGNKLRIRGLGRIVAGDKKGDLYLKVNIVVNSPPMGKSG, via the coding sequence ATGATACCTTTACGAAGCTCGCAACGTTCTTCAAGCTATCCTGTAGTCAACAATACACTTATCGGCATCAGTGTTATATTTTTTCTAATAGAGCTGGCGCAAGGCCACCGTTTAAACGAATTTATCTACACATATGGTCTTGTCCCGGATCGCTATTTCATCCCCCAGATATCTTCTCGTTTCACATCAGGGGAACATCTCCTCACCTTGTTTTCGTTTATGTTTCTCCATGGAGGATTCTTACATCTTCTGAGTAATATGTGGAGTCTCTATATCTTTGGCGATAACGTGGAAGAGCGACTCGGCCCAATACGGTATCTCGCTTTTTACCTTCTCTGCGGTCTTGCATCCGGCATTGTTCACGTTGTTTCTAATCCGCATTCACAAATACCGACCATCGGAGCCAGCGGTGCGATTGCCGGTATAATGGGAGCCTATTTCGTTCTATTTCCCAGGGCCAAGATACTAACCCTGGTACCTTTTTTTTTCTTCTTCCCTTTTGTAGAGATTCCCGCATATTTTTTTCTTGGTATCTGGTTCCTGTTTCAGTTCCTGAGCGCCACGGCAAGCCCGGGCCAAATAGGCGGAATCGCATGGTGGGCACATATAGGCGGATTTATTTTCGGTATTATATTTTTAAAGCTTTTTACGCTGATACCTAAAATCGGAGTGAGTAGTAAAATAAGAAAAATTACCCAAAAACGCACAACATCGAAAATTCAGGTTGTACGCCCGATCTCAATGGATAATGACCCCAATTCCTATGGAAACATCTTTATCAATTCCCGCGAAGCATTTTTCGGTACCCGCAAATTGATTAATATTCCGGTCGGCTTTAAAAAACGAAGCTTTTTATTGACAATTCCACCCAATATTAAGGATGGAAACAAACTGCGCATCCGAGGATTAGGGCGGATAGTTGCAGGAGATAAAAAAGGGGATTTGTATCTAAAAGTGAATATAGTGGTGAATTCACCACCCATGGGCAAATCCGGATGA
- a CDS encoding efflux RND transporter periplasmic adaptor subunit: MKYNINSESNISQTLGIDQSQNHRKHLKQWLIIALLAIVGGTSAVVWKRVEKSDSMQYQTQKVQQGNLTMTVTATGNLEPTNQVDVGTEVSGTVETVEVDYNDHVKIGQVLARLDMSKLQAQVLKSKAALESARAKVLETQATVNETRNELERLKRVWELSDNKVPSQHDMDAAHAALQRALAAKTTAKSQVSEAQATLEANETDLSKAVIHSPINGIVLTRSVEPGQTVASSLQSPVLFTLAEDLTKMELHVDVDEADVGQVKEGQEATFAVDAHPNRTFPALIAQVRYGSQTVNGVVTYKTVLNVDNSDLSLRPGMTATADITVKKVENAILLPNAALRFAPLIKEKEATSNGGLFSKLLPGRHRSSQEQRKNDIVDNKQRVWTLRDGQLIAIGIMTGVTDGKMTEVISGDIEPGMELVVDTMRERQ, from the coding sequence ATGAAATACAACATAAATTCAGAATCAAACATTAGCCAAACTCTGGGTATCGACCAGTCCCAAAACCACAGAAAGCATCTGAAACAATGGCTCATCATAGCTCTACTGGCAATAGTGGGGGGAACAAGCGCTGTTGTTTGGAAGAGGGTAGAAAAATCCGATTCCATGCAGTACCAGACCCAGAAAGTTCAGCAAGGAAACCTGACCATGACTGTGACAGCGACAGGTAACCTGGAGCCAACCAATCAGGTGGATGTGGGCACCGAGGTATCCGGAACCGTGGAAACCGTCGAGGTCGATTACAATGACCATGTAAAGATCGGCCAGGTCCTGGCGCGGCTGGACATGTCGAAGCTCCAAGCGCAGGTTCTAAAGTCGAAGGCGGCCCTGGAATCGGCCCGGGCAAAGGTTCTGGAAACACAGGCCACCGTCAATGAAACACGCAATGAACTGGAGCGGTTAAAGCGGGTCTGGGAATTGAGCGATAACAAGGTGCCATCGCAACACGACATGGATGCGGCACATGCGGCGCTGCAAAGAGCGCTGGCCGCCAAGACCACCGCAAAATCCCAAGTCTCTGAAGCCCAGGCCACTCTGGAAGCTAACGAGACGGATCTGTCTAAAGCAGTCATCCACTCGCCCATTAACGGTATTGTCCTTACGCGTAGCGTGGAACCCGGCCAAACTGTTGCCTCCTCATTGCAGTCCCCGGTGCTGTTCACTTTGGCCGAGGATCTGACCAAGATGGAACTCCACGTGGACGTGGACGAAGCCGATGTGGGTCAGGTAAAAGAGGGACAGGAGGCGACCTTTGCTGTCGATGCCCATCCAAATCGGACTTTTCCAGCGCTGATCGCCCAGGTCCGTTATGGCTCTCAGACTGTGAATGGTGTCGTTACGTACAAAACCGTACTAAATGTGGATAACTCAGATCTGTCCTTGCGGCCTGGAATGACGGCAACGGCAGACATCACCGTAAAAAAAGTCGAGAATGCAATCCTGTTACCAAATGCTGCATTGCGTTTTGCCCCTTTGATCAAAGAAAAAGAAGCTACATCCAATGGCGGCCTGTTCAGTAAACTCCTGCCAGGTCGGCATAGATCATCGCAGGAACAGCGTAAAAATGATATTGTCGATAACAAACAACGCGTCTGGACACTGCGCGATGGACAACTTATCGCTATTGGTATCATGACAGGAGTTACTGATGGCAAAATGACCGAGGTTATCAGTGGCGACATTGAGCCAGGGATGGAGCTCGTTGTCGATACAATGAGAGAGAGACAATGA